The following proteins come from a genomic window of Trifolium pratense cultivar HEN17-A07 linkage group LG4, ARS_RC_1.1, whole genome shotgun sequence:
- the LOC123920220 gene encoding vestitone reductase-like: protein MADDKGTVCVTGATGYVASWLIMRLLQHGYSVHATIRSHHDKEKKDLSYLTNLQEATKKLKIFHADLDDSTSFEKAIQGCIGVFHLAHPMDVQNQEPEEKVTKRAMEGTLGILKACSESRTVKKLVYTSSLTTIMFNDKNLDVVDEDNWSDIEVCKSSNLVGSSYMVSKILTEKSVLEFGKVNGLEVVSLVLPLVVGPFICPMIPSSVYLALAMIFGDEKRYEYLTNSYMVHTDDATSALIFLFECDNANERFICSSDQISFYQLYELLHQRYPQFHITIPNSMETKNDDAKFTELSSRKLLDSGFKFKYGVNDMYDAAIQCCKEKGIL, encoded by the exons GCAACAGGGTATGTAGCATCATGGCTGATTATGAGGCTTCTTCAACATGGTTATTCAGTTCATGCCACCATTAGATCACACCATGATAAAG AAAAGAAAGACTTGAGCTATCTCACAAACTTACAAGAAGCAACAAAGAAGCTAAAAATCTTCCATGCTGACCTTGATGATTCAACTAGTTTTGAAAAAGCAATACAAGGATGTATTGGAGTTTTCCATCTAGCACATCCTATGGATGTACAAAACCAAGAGCCAGAAGAAAAAGTGACAAAAAGAGCAATGGAAGGAACACTAGGAATTTTAAAAGCATGTTCAGAATCAAGGACAGTGAAAAAATTGGTTTATACTTCTAGTTTGACCACAATTATGTTCAATGATAAGAATCTTGATGTGGTGGATGAAGATAATTGGAGTGATATTGAGGTATGTAAAAGTAGTAACCTTGTTGGATCATCTTATATGGTGTCTAAAATTTTGACTGAAAAAAGTGTTTTAGAGTTTGGAAAAGTGAATGGATTGGAAGTTGTTAGTTTGGTTCTTCCTTTGGTTGTTGGACCATTTATTTGTCCTATGATACCTTCATCTGTTTATTTAGCTCTAGCCATGATCTTTG gAGACGAGAAACGATACGAGTATCTCACCAACTCATACATGGTGCATACAGATGATGCCACAAGTGCCCTTATATTTCTTTTTGAATGTGACAATGCTAATGAAAGGTTTATTTGTTCCTCTGACCAAATATCATTCTATCAATTGTATGAATTGCTTCATCAAAGATATCCACAGTTTCACATTACAATACCAAA TTCAATGGAGACAAAAAATGATGATGCAAAGTTCACTGAGTTATCATCAAGAAAGCTTTTGGATAGTGGGTTCAAGTTTAAGTATGGTGTCAATGATATGTATGATGCAGCTATTCAGTGCTGCAAAGAGAAGGGCATTCTTTAG